One Salvia splendens isolate huo1 chromosome 12, SspV2, whole genome shotgun sequence genomic window carries:
- the LOC121756925 gene encoding inositol-tetrakisphosphate 1-kinase 1-like isoform X5, whose product MEMKLEGRDWSQVIEDYQRLHPEVTVVDPPEAIQHLRNRQSMLEVVADLKLPESYGKVCTPRQLVISKNPTSVPDEVVKAGLTVPLVVKPLVVDGSVKSHALFLAYDHISLSELEAPMVLQEFINHSGVLFKVFIVGESIKVVRRFSLPDLSETDISTNSGVFGFPRVSGADSSADDVDLDPAVAELPPQPMLEMLAKELHHRLGLRLFNLDIIRQKGTKDLYYIIDINYFPGYGKMPDYEQIFTDFLVSLVQS is encoded by the exons ATTACATCCAGAGGTGACAGTTGTTGATCCTCCTGAGGCCATTCAGCATTTACGCAACCGTCAATCAATGCTTGAGGTGGTTGCTGACCTGAAATTGCCCGAATCTTATG GCAAGGTTTGCACTCCACGGCAGTTGGTGATTTCAAAAAACCCTACTTCGGTACCAGATGAAGTCGTTAAAGCAGGATTAACAGTACCTCTAG TTGTTAAACCACTTGTAGTGGATGGAAGTGTAAAGTCTCATGCGCTTTTCCTTGCATACGATCATATTTCCCTATCTGAACTGGAAGCTCCGATGGTTTTGCAGGAATTCATTAATCACA GTGGTGTCCTCTTTAAAGTTTTTATTGTTGGTGAGTCTATTAAAGTTGTCAGGCGTTTCTCTCTGCCTGATTTAAGTGAAACGGACATATCAACAAATTCTGGGGTGTTCGGCTTCCCAAGGGTTTCTGGTGCTGATTCTTCTGCAGATGATGTTGATCTGGATCCTGCTGTTGCTG AGCTTCCTCCGCAGCCTATGCTTGAGATGCTTGCAAAAGAGCTCCACCATCGACTG GGACTTCGGCTGTTCAATTTGGATATCATTCGCCAGAAAGGGACCAAAGATCTGTATTACATCATCGATATCAATTACTTCCCTG GGTACGGAAAAATGCCGGACTACGAACAAATATTCACAGATTTTCTTGTTAGCCTTGTGCAAAGCTAG